GAGAGCGGCTTCTCGACGTAGACGTCCTTGCCCGCCTGGCAGGCGTGGAGCGTGTGGAGGGGGTGCCAGTGGTCGGGCGAGGCGATCACCACGGCGTCAATGTCGGGCTGGTCGAGCAACTCGCGGAAGTCGTGGAACTTCTTCGCCGTGCCGCCGGTGCGGCTGTAGGCGGCGTCGCAGCGGGCCGCGTCAATGTCGCACACGGCGGCCACGCGCGCGTCGCCGCGGCCGAGGATGTGGCCGAGGTGGCCGCTGCCCATGCCGCCCACCCCGATGTGGCCGGTGAGGATGACGTCGCTGGCGGGGGCCTGGCCCTCGGCGCCGAGCGCGCGGCTCGTGAGGAAATACGGCGCGGCCAGCAGGGCCGCGAGCGCTTGCCGGCGGGTGGTCGGTTCGCCCATCAGTCGTCCCTCTCTTCGGGTGCGCGCGACATGCCAGGAGCACGGGCCGCGGAGCGGCTGGGCATTGAGTCCCCACGCGGGGCGCAGGGACGAGAACGCCCGAGCTCAGCGGTCACAGCAGCGCCCACGGCTCGCGGTACGGCGCGTGGAGCAGGCGGTTCGCGTCCTCGTCGCCGACGAACTCCTCTTTCACAGGGTCGTAGGTGAGCTTGCGGCCGACTCGCCAGGCGATGTTGCCCAGGGCGCACAGGCTGGTGATGCGATGGCCCGCTTCGACCGGCACGATCGGGTCCTTGCGGCTCTTCACGCAGTCGAAGAAGTTGCCCACGTGGTCATTGCTCACATAGAGCGCCGTTTCGTGGGCGCCGGGCTCGAAGAAGACCTTCTTGTCGGCCCGCACGCCGTCGCAGTGGCCCACGACCAGCGAATCCTTGTCGCCGATGAACTCCACACCGTAGGGGAACGGCTTCTCGTCGGGCGTAAAGCCTTTCGGCTCGCCCGGCTGGTCCCAGTGGAGCGTCCAGTCGGGGTTCTTGAACTCGTAGGTCACGCTCATGGTGACGGGGATGTCGTACAGCCCCTCGGGGCGGTCGCCCGTGGCCACGACCGAGACGGGGCCGGTGTGGTCCACATTCATCGTCCAGCACACGATGCCGAAGATGTGCGCGCCGCGGTCGCGAATGTTGCCGCCGCCGCTGCACATGAGCCAGCGGAAGCTGCCGTGGGTGTGCGCCGGGTGGTAGGGGAAGTAGGGCAGCGGGCCCAGCCACAGATCGTAGTCGAGTCCGGGCGGCACGGGCTCGGGCGGCGAGGCCGGGCGGCTGGGGTTCGGGTAGTGCCAGCAACGGACCTCGCGCACCGTGCCGCAGTAGCCGTTGCGGACGTATTGGGCCGAGTAGCGGCCGCCGCTCTGCGAGCGGCCCTGGCTGCCCACCTGCACCACGCGGCGGTGGCGCCGCGTGGCGGCGATCATCGCCTGGCCCTCGCGCACCGTCACGCACATGGGCTTCTGGACGTAGACGTCCTTGCCCGCGACGACGGCGTGGAGGGTGTGGAGCGCGTGCCAGTGGTCGGGCGAGCCGATGATCACGGCATCAATATCGGGCCGCTCGAGGAGCTGGCGGAAGTCGTGGTAGGGCTTGGCCTTGCCCTCGGTGGCCGACTCGGCGCGCGAGAGGCGCTCCCTGTCCACATCGCACACGGCGACGGCCGTGGCCACGCGGCTGCCGATCACCTGGCGCAGGTGTCCCCCGCCCATGCCGCCCACCCCGATGTGGCCGACGGCGATGCGGTCGCTCGCCGGCTCCTTTTCCGGCCCGCCCAGGGCCTGGCTCGTCAGCACGTAGGGGGCGGCGACGCCGACGGCGACAGCTCTAAAGAAACTCCGACGCGAGACATGGTCCTGCATGCGATGCCCTCGCTGTTGGCCGTGGATCCGTGGGACGAGTTCTGGCTTCGAGGGATTATGGCGCGGGCGGGCAGCAGAGTCAAGCTGGCAAAACGGCTTGGGCGCCATAGCGGGCCCGTGCGGGCGCGTCCGCCACGTAGCCACAACCGTCCCGGTTGCGGTCACTCTGGCTTTGCCCTGGTAGAGGCGGGCCTTGTGGCCGCCCGGGGGCAGCCACAAGGACTGCCCCTACGGAGCATCGACGCGAGGTGAGCTTCGCGCAATGGAAGCGACACTGGGCTTGCAATGGCCACCATTTGCGCTACACTTGCGTTACGGCCTGTTGGTGGTGCAGGGACGCACACCGAGGAGAATCTGCCATGCGATGGAGATCGAGCCACCTTTCAGCCCTGCTGGTGACGGCCACGCTCGCGGCCGCGCCGGCCTCCGCATGGGCCGCGGCC
The Planctomycetota bacterium genome window above contains:
- a CDS encoding Gfo/Idh/MocA family oxidoreductase; the protein is MQDHVSRRSFFRAVAVGVAAPYVLTSQALGGPEKEPASDRIAVGHIGVGGMGGGHLRQVIGSRVATAVAVCDVDRERLSRAESATEGKAKPYHDFRQLLERPDIDAVIIGSPDHWHALHTLHAVVAGKDVYVQKPMCVTVREGQAMIAATRRHRRVVQVGSQGRSQSGGRYSAQYVRNGYCGTVREVRCWHYPNPSRPASPPEPVPPGLDYDLWLGPLPYFPYHPAHTHGSFRWLMCSGGGNIRDRGAHIFGIVCWTMNVDHTGPVSVVATGDRPEGLYDIPVTMSVTYEFKNPDWTLHWDQPGEPKGFTPDEKPFPYGVEFIGDKDSLVVGHCDGVRADKKVFFEPGAHETALYVSNDHVGNFFDCVKSRKDPIVPVEAGHRITSLCALGNIAWRVGRKLTYDPVKEEFVGDEDANRLLHAPYREPWALL